The DNA window AAATCTTCAGTTTCCAATTTGACCAACATTTTGAATGACTTTCTTTCATTGGGAAAACTCGAAGAAGGAAAAATTTCTGTAAGCAAGGAAAGAATTTCAATTCCACAACTGGCTATGGAAATTACAGAGGAAATGCAAAGTCAGGCAAAAAATGGTCAGAACATTAATTTCCAGCACAGCGGTGAAAGCGAGGATTTTGAAATAGATAAAGGTATATTGAGAAATATCATTACCAATTTACTTTCGAATGCCCTTAAATACTCTTCTGAAAATAGCGAAATTAGAGTCAATTCTGAAATTTCAAATTCAAATTTGAAGATATCAGTTAAAGATTCCGGAATTGGAATCCCAGTTGAAGAACAAAAGTTTTTATTTGACCGTTTTTTTAGAGCAAAAAATGCGTCCAACATACAAGGAACTGGATTGGGTTTAAACATTGTAAAGAAATATGTTGAATTAATGGGTGGGCAAATTAGCTTTACAAGTAGACCCGAAAAAGGTACAATTTTTACAGTTATCTTTGACCAGAAAGACATAGATACCATAATAGAAGAACAATGATCAAGATACTTCTTATAGAAGATAATGTGGATGTAAGGGAAAATACACAGGAGATATTGGAATTGGCAAATTATCAGGTGGAAACCGCAGAGAATGGCAAGATTGGAGTAGAAAAGGCGAAAACACTCATTCCCGATCTAATAATTTGCGATATCATGATGCCTGAACTCGATGGGTATGGTGTATTATACATGCTTTCTAAGAATCCTTTAACCGCATCTATCCCATTTATTTTTCTAACCGCAAAAACCGAGAAAACCGATATTCGAAAGGGTATGAATATGGGCGCCGATGATTATTTGACCAAACCCTTTGAAGAGATGGAATTACTGGATACTATCGAATCGAGGCTGAAAAGAAGCGAATTACTCAAAAAAGAATTTGACCAGAGTTCTGAGGGAATTGCAGAATTTATTGAAGAAGTAAAGGGGATTAAAGAGCTGGAAAAACTTTCTGAAGATCGAAAAACGAGAAATTATAAAAAGAAATCGATTGTTTTTTACGAAGGCGATTATCCTAACTCGATTTATTTTGTGAATTCAGGCAAGGTCAAAACGTTCAAAATGAATGAAGATGGGAAAGAGTTTATCACCGGACTTTTTAAAAAAGGTGATTTTATAGGTTATATACCCATATTAGAAAATTCAAATCATCCTGATACATGCA is part of the Hyphobacterium sp. CCMP332 genome and encodes:
- a CDS encoding response regulator translates to MIKILLIEDNVDVRENTQEILELANYQVETAENGKIGVEKAKTLIPDLIICDIMMPELDGYGVLYMLSKNPLTASIPFIFLTAKTEKTDIRKGMNMGADDYLTKPFEEMELLDTIESRLKRSELLKKEFDQSSEGIAEFIEEVKGIKELEKLSEDRKTRNYKKKSIVFYEGDYPNSIYFVNSGKVKTFKMNEDGKEFITGLFKKGDFIGYIPILENSNHPDTCMVMEDSEILVIPRMDFLDLVHSNRDVANKFIKLLSSNVMDKEEQLLNLAYNTVRKRVATALVSLFDTYKEEDKDEFSMPISRDDLASMVGTTTESVIRTLSEFKDESLISIKGRNITILQPKELAKIKY